From Vicugna pacos chromosome 6, VicPac4, whole genome shotgun sequence, a single genomic window includes:
- the LOC102527540 gene encoding myosin-7, with protein sequence MPDAEMAAFGEAAPYLRKTEKERLEAQTRPFDLKKDVFVPDDKEEFVKAKVLSREGGKITAETEHGKTVTVKEDQVLQQNPPKFDKIEDMAMLTFLHEPAVLYNLKDRYASWMIYTYSGLFCVTINPYKWLPVYNAEVVAAYRGKKRSEAPPHIFSISDNAYQYMLTDRENQSILITGESGAGKTVNTKRVIQYFAVIAAIGDRSKKEQTPSKGTLEDQIIQANPALEAFGNAKTIRNDNSSRFGKFIRIHFGATGKLASADIETYLLEKSRVIFQLKAERDYHIFYQILSNKKPELLDMLLITNNPYDYAFISQGETTVPSIDDAEELMATDNAFDVLGFTSEEKNSMYKLTGAIMHFGNMKFKLKQREEQAEPDGTEEADKSAYLMGLNSADLLKGLCHPRVKVGNEYVTKGQNVQQVEYAKGALAKAVYEKMFNWMVTRINATLETKQPRQYFIGVLDIAGFEIFDFNSFEQLCINFTNEKLQQFFNHHMFVLEQEEYKKEGIEWEFIDFGMDLQACIDLIEKPMGIMSILEEECMFPKATDMTFKAKLFDNHLGKSANFQKPRNIKGKPEAHFSLIHYAGTVDYNILGWLQKNKDPLNETVVDLYKKSSLKLLSSLFANYAGFDAPIDKTKGKAKKGSSFQTVSALHRENLNKLMTNLRSTHPHFVRCIIPNETKSPGVIDNPLVMHQLRCNGVLEGIRICRKGFPNRILYGDFRQRYRILNPAAIPEGQFIDSRKGAEKLLGSLDIDHNQYKFGHTKVFFKAGLLGLLEEMRDERLSRIITRIQAQSRGVLSRMEFKKLLERRDSLLIIQWNIRAFMSVKNWPWMKLFFKIKPLLKSAETEKEMATMKEEFARLKEALEKSEARRKELEEKMVSLLQEKNDLQLQVQAEQDNLADAEERCDQLIKNKIQLEAKVKEMTERLEDEEEMNAELTAKKRKLEDECSELKRDIDDLELTLAKVEKEKHATENKVKNLTEEMAGLDEIIAKLTKEKKALQEAHQQALDDLQAEEDKVNTLTKAKVKLEQHVDDLEGSLEQEKKVRMDLERAKRKLEGDLKLTQESIMDLENDKQQLDERLKKKDFELNALNARIEDEQALASQLQKKLKELQARIEELEEELEAERTARAKVEKLRSDLTRELEEISERLEEAGGATSVQIEMNKKREAEFQKMKRDLEEATLQHEATAAALRKKHADSVAELGEQIDNLQRVKQKLEKEKSEFKLELDDVTSNMEQIIKAKANLEKMCRTLEDQMNEHRTKAEETQRSVNDLTSQRAKLQTENGELSRQLDEKEALISQLTRGKLTYTQQLEDLKRQLEEEVKAKNALAHALQSARHDCDLLREQYEEETEAKAELQRVLSKANSEVAQWRTKYETDAIQRTEELEEAKKKLAQRLQDAEEAVEAVNAKCSSLEKTKHRLQNEIEDLMVDVERSNAAAAALDKKQRNFDKILAEWKQKYEESQSELESSQKEARSLSTELFKLKNAYEESLEHLETFKRENKNLQEEISDLTEQLGSSGKTIHELEKVRKQLEAEKLELQSALEEAEASLEHEEGKILRAQLEFNQIKAEIERKLAEKDEEMEQAKRNHLRVVDSLQTSLDAETRSRNEALRVKKKMEGDLNEMEIQLSHANRMATEAQKQVKSLQSLLKDTQIQLDDSVRANDDLKENIAIVERRNNLLQAELEELRAVVEQTERSRKLAEQELIETSERVQLLHSQNTSLINQKKKMDADLSQLQTEVEEAVQECRNAEEKAKKAITDAAMMAEELKKEQDTSAHLERMKKNMEQTIKDLQHRLDEAEQIALKGGKKQLQKLEARVRELENELEAEQKRNAESVKGMRKSERRIKELTYQTEEDRKNLLRLQDLVDKLQLKVKAYKRQAEEAEEQANTNLSKFRKVQHELDEAEERADIAESQVNKLRAKSRDIGTKGLNEE encoded by the exons ATGCCGGACGCGGAGATGGCGGCGTTTGGGGAGGCCGCCCCCTACCTGCGCAAGACAGAGAAGGAGCGGCTGGAGGCCCAGACCCGGCCTTTTGACCTCAAGAAGGACGTCTTTGTGCCTGATGACAAAGAGGAGTTCGTCAAGGCCAAAGTTTTGTCTCGTGAGGGTGGTAAAATCACCGCCGAGACCGAGCATGGCAAG ACGGTGACCGTGAAGGAGGACCAGGTGTTGCAGCAGAACCCGCCCAAGTTCGACAAGATCGAGGACATGGCCATGCTGACCTTCCTGCACGAGCCTGCGGTGCTCTACAACCTCAAGGATCGCTACGCCTCCTGGATGATCTAT acctactcgGGCCTCTTCTGCGTCACCATCAACCCCTACAAGTGGCTGCCGGTGTACAACGCCGAGGTGGTGGCTGCCTACCGGGGCAAGAAGAGGAGTGAGGCGCCGCCCCACATCTTCTCCATCTCTGACAACGCCTACCAGTACATGCTGACAG acagagaaaaccagTCCATCCTGATCAC CGGAGAATCTGGGGCAGGGAAGACGGTCAACACCAAGAGGGTCATCCAGTACTTTGCTGTCATTGCCGCCATTGGGGACCGCAGCAAGAAGGAGCAGACCCCAAGCAAG GGCACCCTGGAGGACCAGATCATCCAGGCCAACCCAGCTCTGGAGGCCTTCGGCAACGCCAAGACCATCCGGAATGACAACTCCTCTCGCTTT GGGAAATTCATTCGAATCCATTTTGGGGCGACTGGAAAGTTGGCATCTGCAGACATAGAGACCT ACCTTCTGGAAAAATCCAGAGTTATTTTCCAGCTGAAAGCAGAGCGAGATTATCACATTTTCTACCAGATCCTGTCTAACAAAAAGCCTGAGCTGCTGG ACATGCTGCTGATCACTAACAACCCCTATGACTATGCATTCATCTCCCAAGGAGAGACCACTGTGCCCTCAATTGATGATGCTGAGGAGCTCATGGCCACTGAT AACGCCTTTGATGTGCTGGGCTTCACGTCAGAGGAGAAGAACTCCATGTACAAGCTGACGGGCGCCATCATGCACTTTGGAAACATGAAGTTCAAGCTGAAGCAGCGAGAGGAGCAGGCGGAGCCTGATGGCACCGAAG AGGCTGACAAATCTGCCTACCTCATGGGACTGAACTCAGCCGACCTGCTCAAGGGGCTGTGCCACCCTCGGGTGAAAGTGGGCAATGAGTACGTCACCAAGGGGCAGAACGTCCAGCAG GTGGAGTATGCCAAAGGGGCACTGGCCAAGGCAGTGTATGAGAAGATGTTCAACTGGATGGTGACGCGGATCAACGCCACCCTGGAGACCAAGCAGCCGCGCCAGTACTTCATAGGGGTCCTGGACATCGCTGGCTTCGAGATCTTTGAT TTCAACAGCTTTGAGCAGCTCTGCATCAACTTCACCAATGAGAAGCTGCAGCAGTTCTTCAACCACCACATGTTCGTGCTGGAGCAGGAGGAGTACAAGAAGGAGGGCATCGAGTGGGAGTTCATCGACTTCGGCATGGACCTGCAGGCCTGCATCGACCTCATCGAGAAG ccCATGGGCATCATGTCCATCCTGGAGGAGGAGTGCATGTTCCCCAAGGCCACCGACATGACCTTCAAGGCCAAGCTGTTCGACAACCACCTGGGCAAGTCCGCCAACTTCCAGAAGCCACGTAACATCAAGGGCAAGCCGGAAGCCCACTTCTCCCTGATCCACTACGCCGGCACCGTGGACTACAACATCCTGGGCTGGCTGCAGAAGAACAAGGACCCGCTCAACGAGACGGTGGTGGACTTGTACAAGAAGTCCTCCCTCAAGTTGCTCAGCAGCCTGTTTGCCAACTACGCCGGGTTTGATGCAC CTATTGATAAGACGAAAGGCAAGGCCAAGAAGGGCTCATCCTTTCAAACTGTGTCAGCTCTGCACAGG GAGAATCTGAACAAGCTGATGACCAACTTGCGCTCTACCCACCCCCACTTCGTGCGTTGCATCATCCCCAATGAGACAAAGTCTCCAG GAGTGATAGACAACCCCCTGGTCATGCACCAGCTGCGCTGCAACGGCGTGCTGGAGGGCATCCGCATCTGCAGGAAGGGCTTCCCCAACCGCATCCTCTACGGGGACTTCCGGCAGCG ATATCGCATCCTGAACCCAGCGGCCATCCCCGAGGGCCAGTTCATTGACAGCAGGAAAGGGGCGGAGAAGCTACTGGGCTCCCTGGACATTGATCACAACCAGTACAAGTTCGGCCACACCAAG GTGTTCTTCAAGGCggggctgctggggctgctggaAGAGATGCGAGATGAGAGGCTGAGCCGCATCATCACCCGCATTCAGGCTCAGTCCCGGGGTGTGCTCTCCAGAATGGAGTTCAAGAAGCTGCTGGAGCGCAG AGACTCCCTGCTGATAATCCAGTGGAACATTCGCGCCTTCATGAGTGTCAAGAACTGGCCATGGATGAAGCTATTCTTTAAGATCAAGCCACTGCTGAAGAGTGCAGAGACTGAGAAGGAGATGGCCACCATGAAGGAGGAGTTTGCACGCCTCAAAGAGGCGCTGGAGAAGTCTGAGGCTCGCCGCAAGGAGCTGGAGGAGAAGATGGTGTCCCTGCTGCAGGAGAAGAATGACCTGCAGCTCCAAGTGCAGGCG GAACAAGACAACCTGGCTGACGCAGAGGAGCGCTGTGACCAGCTGATCAAAAACAAGATCCAGCTGGAGGCCAAGGTGAAGGAGATGACGGAGAggctggaggatgaggaagagatgAACGCCGAGCTCACTGCCAAGAAGCGCAAGCTGGAAGATGAGTGCTCTGAGCTCAAAAGGGACATTGATGACCTGGAGCTGACACTAGCCAAGGTGGAGAAGGAGAAGCATGCAACAGAGAACAAG GTGAAGAACCTGACTGAGGAGATGGCTGGGCTGGACGAGATCATCGCCAAGCTGACCAAGGAGAAGAAAGCTCTGCAAGAGGCCCACCAGCAGGCCCTGGATGACCTTCAGGCCGAGGAGGACAAGGTCAACACCCTGACCAAGGCCAAGGTCAAGCTGGAGCAGCATGTGGACGAT CTGGAGGGATCCCTGGAGCAGGAGAAGAAGGTACGCATGGATCTGGAGCGAGCCAAGAGGAAGCTGGAGGGAGACCTGAAGCTGACCCAGGAGAGCAtcatggacctggagaatgacaAGCAGCAGCTGGACGAGAGGCTGAAAAA GAAGGACTTTGAGCTGAATGCCCTCAATGCGAGGATTGAGGATGAGCAGGCCCTGGCCAGCCAGCTGCAGAAGAAGCTCAAAGAGCTTCAG GCACGCattgaggagctggaggaggagctggaggccgAGCGCACTGCCCGGGCCAAGGTGGAGAAGCTGCGCTCAGACCTGACCCGGGAGCTGGAGGAGATCAGCGAGCGTCTGGAGGAGGCTGGCGGGGCCACGTCTGTGCAGATCGAGATGAACAAGAAACGCGAGGCTGAGTTCCAGAAGATGAAGCGGGACCTGGAGGAGGCCACGCTGCAGCACGAGGCCACGGCGGCCGCCCTGCGCAAGAAGCACGCAGACAGCGTGGCCGAGCTGGGCGAGCAGATCGACAACCTGCAGCGTGTGAAGCAGAagctggagaaggagaagagCGAGTTCAAGCTGGAGCTGGATGATGTCACCTCCAACATGGAGCAGATCATCAAGGCCAAG GCTAACCTGGAGAAGATGTGCCGGACCCTGGAGGACCAGATGAATGAGCACAGGACCAAGGCCGAGGAGACCCAGCGTTCTGTCAACGACCTCACCAGCCAGCGGGCCAAGCTGCAGACAGAGAACG GTGAGCTGTCCCGGCAGCTGGATGAGAAGGAGGCGCTGATCTCCCAGCTGACCCGAGGCAAGCTCACCTACACGCAGCAGCTGGAGGACCTCAAGaggcagctggaggaggaggtcaAG GCGAAGAACGCCCTGGCCCACGCGCTGCAGTCGGCCCGGCACGACTGTGACCTGCTGCGGGAGCAGTACGAGGAGGAGACGGAGGCCAAGGCCGAGCTGCAGCGCGTCCTTTCCAAGGCCAACTCGGAGGTGGCCCAGTGGAGGACCAAGTACGAGACAGACGCCATCCAGAGGAccgaggagctggaggaggccaA GAAGAAGCTGGCCCAGAGGCTCCAGGATGCTGAGGAGGCCGTGGAGGCCGTCAATGCCAAGtgctcctccctggagaagaccAAGCACCGGCTGCAGAACGAGATCGAGGACCTGATGGTGGATGTGGAGCGCTCCAacgcagccgccgcggccctggACAAGAAACAGAGGAACTTCGACAAG ATCCTGGCCGAGTGGAAACAGAAGTACGAGGAGTCGCAGTCGGAGCTGGAGTCCTCGCAGAAGGAGGCGCGCTCCCTCAGCACCGAGCTCTTCAAGCTCAAGAACGCCTACGAGGAGTCCCTGGAGCACCTGGAGACCTTCAAGCGGGAGAACAAGAACCTGCAGG AGGAGATTTCTGACCTGACGGAGCAGCTGGGCTCCAGTGGAAAGACCATCCATGAGCTGGAGAAGGTCCGCAAGcagctggaggctgagaagctgGAGCTGCAGTCGGCCCTGGAGGAGGCTGAG gcctccctggagcACGAGGAGGGCAAGATCCTCCGGGCCCAGCTGGAGTTCAACCAGATCAAGGCAGAGATCGAGCGGAAGCTGGCGGAGAAGGACGAGGAGATGGAGCAGGCCAAGCGCAACCACCTGCGGGTGGTGGACTCGCTGCAGACCTCCCTGGACGCGGAGACGCGCAGCCGCAATGAGGCCCTGCGGGTGAAGAAGAAGATGGAGGGTGACCTCAACGAGATGGAGATCCAGCTCAGCCATGCCAACCGCATGGCCACCGAGGCCCAGAAACAAGTCAAGAGCCTCCAGAGCTTGCTGAAG GACACCCAGATCCAGCTGGATGACTCAGTCCGTGCCAATGACGACCTGAAGGAGAACATTGCCATCGTGGAGAGGCGCAACAACCTGCTGCAGGCTGAGCTGGAGGAGCTGCGGGCAGTGGTGGAGCAGACGGAGCGGTCCCGGAAGCTGGCTGAGCAGGAGCTGATCGAGACCAGCGAGCGGGTACAGCTGCTGCATTCCCAG AATACCAGCCTCATCAACCAGAAGAAGAAGATGGATGCAGACCTGTCCCAGCTTCAGACTGAAGTGGAGGAGGCGGTGCAGGAGTGCAGGAACGCCGAGGAGAAGGCCAAGAAGGCCATCACCGAT GCCGCCATGATGGCGGAGGAGCTGAAGAAGGAGCAGGACACCAGCGCCCACCTGGAGCGCATGAAGAAGAACATGGAGCAGACCATCAAGGACCTGCAGCACCGGCTGGACGAGGCCGAGCAGATCGCCCTCAAGGGAGGCAAGAAGCAGCTGCAGAAGCTGGAGGCGCGAGTGCGGGAGCTGGAGAACGAGCTGGAGGCCGAGCAGAAGCGCAATGCTGAGTCGGTCAAGGGCATGAGGAAGAGCGAGCGGCGCATCAAGGAGCTCACCTACCAG ACGGAGGAGGACAGGAAGAACCTGCTGCGGCTGCAGGACCTGGTGGACAAGCTGCAGCTGAAGGTCAAGGCCTACAAGCGCCAGGCCGAGGAGGCG GAGGAACAAGCCAACACCAACCTGTCCAAGTTCCGCAAGGTGCAGCACGAGCTGGATGAGGCGGAGGAGCGGGCAGACATCGCCGAGTCCCAGGTCAACAAGCTGCGGGCCAAAAGCCGCGACATCGGCACGAAG GGCTTGAACGAGGAGTAG